TTTTTTCATTCAAATATAGAAGAAAGCATAAATTCGATTATAAAAGCCAGTAATAAAATTAATCTACCTTCCCTAATACAGAAATACATAAAGAAAACCTATTCCTCTTTTGATCTGGTTATAACACCTTCAAAATACATGAAAAACTACTTAAACAGCATAGGAATAAACAAAACATCCACGGTATACCTGGGAGTTGACACAGATACATTCTCCTTAAATGGAGAAAGATACCCGGTAAGAAAAACCTTCAACATTCCGGAAGATAAAACGTTACTCATATATGCAGGCAGGCTATCCAACGACAAAAACATACGAGAACTTCCAGAAATATATAACCTGCTATTAAAACGCTCAGACAAATTTCACCTATTAATCATCGGAAGCGGTCCGGAAGAAAAAAATCTCCGAAAAGAGATGAAAAAAAACACAACATTTCTTGGATTCGTAAGAGACAAAAAAATTCTGGCATCTATCTATAGAAGCTGCGATATATTCATAACCCCATCTATAGCAGAATCTTTTGGACTTGCA
This region of Desulfurobacterium indicum genomic DNA includes:
- a CDS encoding glycosyltransferase family 4 protein — its product is FFHSNIEESINSIIKASNKINLPSLIQKYIKKTYSSFDLVITPSKYMKNYLNSIGINKTSTVYLGVDTDTFSLNGERYPVRKTFNIPEDKTLLIYAGRLSNDKNIRELPEIYNLLLKRSDKFHLLIIGSGPEEKNLRKEMKKNTTFLGFVRDKKILASIYRSCDIFITPSIAESFGLAIIEAQSCGIPVVGYKKASLPEVTINPEFLVHNKSQFIDILLYKNKNKINRKEISKKITSMFSWQQTFEQILNIYSNLIEKKYYAH